One window of the Triticum dicoccoides isolate Atlit2015 ecotype Zavitan chromosome 3B, WEW_v2.0, whole genome shotgun sequence genome contains the following:
- the LOC119275420 gene encoding uncharacterized protein LOC119275420 has translation MCTYTCEKDDSMLHSPEDLPDDVVDATVQSLLKEGTVTNNTFSLLPFCKKNPAPAADDNFWKVKYDHEAAKLARAAKKTERKAARTGTSKKKKPSASDMLKLDDSSSDEEEEDTGNSQAAGEEQLENRRQTRANQDAELSSSLPDVTRKHRTEDTSPSSDESMQSNMPAFKTAPGLQVKPSKRAKKNKPSQDPVVTEPVLDSSVPDSSAHQPPPEPASDIPEPTSDPPAEDVIHNSDDPETPSPAKTVDPEVEIVKSQYVEPGRPTALAQCTVKEEFAQRRKSKQDITDYSHLSIGDIVSGYLNQIHSSRDLEIDMVKQIQHKSEATVSQFEAEIADLKSQLKTQELEAQKANSKFEFIVSKQEKLKKILNRKRRLGLTRGLHW, from the exons atgtgtacttacacatgcGAAAAGGACGACTCAATGCTTCATAGTCCtgaggacttaccagatgatgtggtagatgccaCAGTCCAATCGctattgaaggagggcactgtaaccaACAATACTTTCAGTctgcttcccttctgcaagaagaatccGGCTCCTGCA gccgatgacaacttctggaaggtcaaatatgaccatgaggctgcaaaaCTGGCCCGGGCGGCTAAAAAGACCGAAAGAAAAGCCGCCAGGACGGGTACCTCTaaaaagaagaaacccagcgcctctgatatgcttaaattggacgactcttcttcagatgaggaagag gaggatactgggaacagtcaagcagctggcgaagag cagcttgAGAACCGGCGGCAGACTCGGGCCAACCAGGACGCAGAGCTTTCCTCCAGCTTACCCGATGTAACCAGGAAGCAtcggaccgag gatacctcCCCTTCTTCTGATGAGTCGATGCAAtcgaacatgccggctttcaaaacggctCCCGG CTTGCAAgtaaagcccagcaagagggcaaagaagaataagccgtcccaagacccggtggtTACTGAACCGGTGCTTGACTCATCCGTTCCAGACAGCTCCGCTCATCAGCCACCACCTGAACCGGCTTCTGACATTCCGGAgccaacttctgacccgcctgcagaagaTGTGATTCACAACTCGGATGACCCGGAAACTCCTAGCCCGGCCAAAACGGTTGACCCAGAGGTTGAAATTGTGAAGAGCCAATACGTTGAACCGGGCCGGCCTACTGCCCTTGCCCaatgcaccgtcaaggaggaatttgccCAGCGCCGGAAGTCCAAACAAGACATCACCGATTATTCTCACCTAagtattggtgatatagtctcaggtTATCTGAACCAAATACACAGTAGTCGTGAcctagaaattgacatggtgaagcaaatacaacatAAATCTGAG GCCACCGTAAGTCAATTTGAGGCGGAGATTGCTGATTTGAAGAGCCAGTTGAAAACCCAAGAGCTCGAAGCTCAGAAAGCcaattccaagtttgaattcaTTGTCTCtaaacaagagaagctgaagaaaatTTTGAATCGGAAAAGAAGGCTTGGGTTGACGAGAGGGCTTCACTGGTGA